One Phocaeicola dorei genomic region harbors:
- the mnmA gene encoding tRNA 2-thiouridine(34) synthase MnmA: MKEAEPNNKVLLGMSGGTDSSVAALLLQDAGYEVTGITFRFYEKGNDTEYLEDARTLCERLGIPHLTYDVRGTFRKTIIDYFINEYMAGHTPVPCTLCNNYLKWPLLKRISDEMGIYHFATGHYVRRRLINGYYHITTGADPDKDQSFFLWGLPQEILQRMLLPMGNLTKARVREIAAERGFLKAAHKRDSLGVCFCPMDYRTFLHKELPEGSILPGKFFDEMGNFIARHKGYPFYTIGQRRGLDIDLNRAVFVKEIIPAENKVILSDLKALEKTEMRLKEWRITNPALLLNKDDIIVKIRYRKQANRCTVTLQPDNTLHVQLHEPLTAIAPGQAAAFYRDDVVLGGGIII; this comes from the coding sequence ATGAAAGAAGCAGAACCCAATAATAAAGTCCTACTAGGCATGAGCGGAGGAACAGACAGTTCCGTAGCCGCCCTTCTATTGCAGGATGCAGGATACGAGGTAACCGGCATCACCTTCCGTTTTTATGAAAAAGGAAATGATACAGAGTATCTGGAGGATGCCCGCACTTTATGTGAACGTCTGGGCATCCCCCATCTCACATACGATGTTCGTGGCACCTTCCGGAAAACCATCATTGACTATTTCATCAACGAATATATGGCAGGTCATACCCCGGTTCCCTGTACTTTATGCAACAACTACCTGAAATGGCCTCTTTTGAAGAGAATATCCGATGAAATGGGGATCTATCACTTCGCTACAGGACATTATGTACGCCGACGCCTCATCAATGGATACTATCACATCACTACCGGTGCCGACCCGGATAAAGACCAATCCTTTTTCCTATGGGGGCTGCCACAAGAAATCCTGCAACGTATGCTTCTCCCTATGGGCAACCTGACTAAAGCCCGTGTCCGTGAGATCGCGGCAGAGCGTGGTTTTCTGAAAGCCGCCCATAAACGGGACAGTCTGGGAGTCTGCTTCTGCCCCATGGACTACCGCACATTCCTGCATAAGGAATTGCCTGAAGGAAGTATCCTACCGGGTAAATTCTTCGATGAAATGGGGAATTTTATCGCACGGCACAAAGGTTATCCTTTCTATACCATCGGCCAGCGGAGAGGATTGGACATAGATCTTAACCGAGCTGTCTTTGTCAAAGAAATCATTCCGGCAGAAAACAAAGTCATACTAAGCGACTTGAAAGCACTGGAAAAAACAGAAATGAGACTGAAAGAATGGCGCATCACCAATCCCGCTTTATTACTAAATAAGGACGACATCATCGTCAAAATACGCTATCGGAAACAAGCAAACCGCTGCACAGTAACCCTGCAACCGGATAACACCCTGCATGTACAACTGCATGAGCCGCTGACAGCCATTGCCCCGGGACAAGCAGCCGCTTTTTATAGGGATGATGTAGTACTGGGTGGGGGCATTATCATCTAA
- a CDS encoding sulfatase family protein, translating into MKSRNYAGISLLASLAACNSATAETVQKNSTQDPKKPNVIVILADDLGYGDLKCYGAKNVETPHVDKLASEGIRFTNAHTVAATSTPSRYSLLTGEYAWRRPDTDIAAGDVKMIIRPEQYTMADMFKSAGYATAAIGKWHLGLGDKTGGQDWNAPLPAALGDLGFDYHYIMAATADRVPCVFIENGKVANYDPSDPIEVSYTKNFPGEPTGKDNPELLYNLHPSNGHDMSIVNGISRIGFMKGGGKALWKDENIADSIAVHAIDFIKQHKDEPFFMYFATNDVHVPRFPHDRFRGKNPMGLRGDAIAQFDWTVGQLMETLDQLGLTENTLIILSSDNGPVVDDGYKDKAEELLNGHTPSGPWRGNKYSAFEGGTAVPVIVRWPQKIKKAGDSDVLMSQIDWLASLGALVNARLPKGSAPDSYDRLGNLIGTDKTDRPWIVEQSMNHTLSVRTKDWKYIEPNDDPTTFMKAEKIETGNLNVPQLYEMEKVNEQENVAEKYPKKVFELQTILRQVRNKRIKM; encoded by the coding sequence ATGAAAAGTAGAAATTATGCAGGCATATCCTTACTTGCCTCATTAGCCGCTTGTAACTCTGCAACAGCAGAAACCGTTCAAAAAAACAGTACGCAAGACCCGAAAAAGCCCAATGTTATCGTTATTCTGGCAGATGACCTGGGATATGGAGATTTAAAATGTTACGGAGCCAAGAATGTAGAAACTCCCCATGTTGACAAACTGGCATCGGAAGGCATCCGTTTTACTAATGCACATACTGTAGCCGCTACCAGCACCCCATCCCGCTACTCCTTGCTGACAGGAGAATATGCATGGCGCAGACCGGATACGGATATTGCCGCAGGAGATGTAAAAATGATTATCCGTCCCGAACAATACACCATGGCAGATATGTTTAAAAGTGCCGGATATGCTACAGCCGCTATCGGCAAATGGCATCTGGGACTAGGAGACAAGACAGGCGGACAGGATTGGAATGCTCCTTTACCAGCCGCTTTGGGTGACTTAGGCTTTGACTATCACTATATCATGGCCGCTACAGCCGACCGTGTACCTTGTGTATTTATAGAAAACGGCAAGGTAGCCAACTATGATCCGTCCGATCCTATAGAAGTGAGTTACACCAAGAACTTTCCGGGAGAACCGACCGGAAAAGATAATCCCGAACTACTGTATAACCTACATCCCAGCAACGGACATGACATGTCCATCGTCAATGGCATCAGCCGCATCGGATTTATGAAAGGGGGTGGAAAGGCACTTTGGAAAGATGAGAACATTGCCGATTCCATCGCCGTTCATGCCATCGATTTTATCAAACAGCATAAAGACGAGCCTTTCTTTATGTATTTTGCGACCAATGATGTACACGTTCCCCGTTTTCCTCATGACCGCTTCCGTGGAAAGAATCCTATGGGACTACGCGGAGACGCAATCGCCCAATTCGACTGGACGGTAGGCCAGCTGATGGAAACATTGGACCAACTTGGACTAACTGAAAACACGCTGATTATTCTATCCAGCGACAATGGGCCGGTTGTAGACGACGGATATAAGGACAAGGCAGAAGAGCTGTTGAACGGACATACACCTTCCGGTCCATGGAGAGGGAACAAATACAGCGCTTTCGAGGGTGGAACAGCCGTTCCGGTCATCGTCCGCTGGCCACAGAAGATAAAAAAGGCAGGAGACTCGGACGTATTAATGTCACAGATTGACTGGCTAGCCTCTTTAGGAGCTTTGGTCAACGCCAGATTACCTAAAGGCAGCGCTCCGGACAGCTATGACCGTTTAGGGAATTTGATAGGAACCGATAAGACAGACCGCCCATGGATTGTGGAACAATCCATGAACCACACGTTGTCCGTCCGTACCAAAGACTGGAAATACATTGAACCGAATGATGATCCGACCACTTTCATGAAGGCAGAAAAAATAGAGACCGGAAACCTGAACGTCCCCCAGTTATATGAAATGGAAAAGGTGAACGAACAAGAGAATGTAGCAGAAAAGTATCCTAAGAAAGTATTTGAGTTGCAGACAATTCTGAGGCAAGTACGCAATAAGAGAATAAAGATGTAA